A single region of the Anoplolepis gracilipes chromosome 1, ASM4749672v1, whole genome shotgun sequence genome encodes:
- the Osi12 gene encoding uncharacterized protein Osi12, whose amino-acid sequence MSAIKNLSKCVLLLLVCSAIIHADEDSGFLERGYRALYRVYEECQHRNVAVSPCLKKKAITFFERLGRIQTLPIGDNLELVRVAPLANDSSKGTASDLEKTLARTNGGATDDILNDILFERVAALLNSFNVQISLPKTTSGDLKRSVEEGRGKMKKMMGMMMMGMAMKLAALVPIAIGVLFLLAGKALIISKIALVLSLIIGLKKLLSQKQSHDHGGWQQGGGGWDRSLKGIINTPVPLMTEADREYAQTLAYGARQQH is encoded by the coding sequence ATGTCGGCGATTAAGAATTTATCGAAGTGCGTGCTGCTCTTGTTAGTATGCAGTGCAATTATTCACGCCGATGAGGACAGCGGATTCCTTGAGCGAGGATACCGTGCTCTTTATCGCGTCTACGAGGAGTGCCAGCATCGCAATGTAGCCGTATCGCCGTGTTTGAAGAAGAAGGCAATCACCTTCTTCGAAAGGCTTGGTCGTATACAGACTTTACCGATTGGTGACAATCTCGAACTCGTTAGAGTCGCGCCCTTGGCGAATGATAGCTCTAAGGGCACAGCTTCTGATTTGGAGAAAACCTTGGCCAGGACCAACGGAGGTGCCACGGATGATATCCTCAACGATATTTTGTTCGAGCGCGTGGCCGCGCTGTTGAACAGTTTCAACGTACAGATCAGCTTACCAAAGACAACTTCCGGCGACTTGAAACGAAGCGTCGAGGAAGGTCGTGGAAAGATGAAGAAGATGATGGGCATGATGATGATGGGAATGGCAATGAAGCTCGCTGCGCTAGTTCCAATCGCCATAGGTGTACTTTTCCTTCTAGCTGGCAAAGCGCTCATCATCAGCAAGATCGCCTTAGTGTTGTCGTTGATTATTGGACTGAAGAAATTACTGAGCCAGAAACAGAGCCACGATCATGGCGGCTGGCAACAAGGAGGAGGCGGCTGGGACAGGAGTCTGAAAGGAATCATAAACACACCTGTTCCGTTAATGACGGAAGCCGATCGTGAATACGCTCAGACTTTGGCATATGGTGCGCGGCAGCAGCATTGA
- the LOC140672494 gene encoding uncharacterized protein isoform X2 yields MLSRVNLITILLTLNCVSCTIDYSRSLQEKRQQEEEKAVTSSRKILRYNNVTFENLISSTDDRIAKTHVQDVHSVQPRSGMEERGEARQRRRRYDRTIMALLMAYKLKFIALIPAILGGLFLLKGTTLLAGFFFALFAAVLGLKVH; encoded by the exons ATGCTATCAAGAGTTAATCTGATTACGATTTTGCTGACCTTAAACTGTGTCAGCTGTACGATAGACTATTCGAGATCGCTGCAGGAGAAACGGCAACAGGAGGAGGAGAAAGCTGTCACTTCCAGCAGGAAGATCCTCAGGTATAACAATGTCACGTTCGAAAATCTTATTTCTTCAACTGATGATCGCATCGCCAAGACGCACGTTCAAGATGTTCATAGTGTACAGCCTAGAAGCGGAATGGAGGAACGAG GTGAAGCAAGACAACGTAGACGAAGGTATGACCGTACAATAATGGCGTTGCTAATGGCGTACAAGCTGAAATTCATTGCCCTGATACCAGCAATACTCGGTGGTCTGTTTCTTCTCAAAGGGACGACGCTTCTTGCGGGATTTTTCTTCGCTCTATTCGCCGCTGTTCTAGGATTAAAAGTACACTGA
- the LOC140672494 gene encoding uncharacterized protein isoform X1, translating into MLSRVNLITILLTLNCVSCTIDYSRSLQEKRQQEEEKAVTSSRKILRYNNVTFENLISSTDDRIAKTHVQDVHSVQPRSGMEERVLGEARQRRRRYDRTIMALLMAYKLKFIALIPAILGGLFLLKGTTLLAGFFFALFAAVLGLKVH; encoded by the exons ATGCTATCAAGAGTTAATCTGATTACGATTTTGCTGACCTTAAACTGTGTCAGCTGTACGATAGACTATTCGAGATCGCTGCAGGAGAAACGGCAACAGGAGGAGGAGAAAGCTGTCACTTCCAGCAGGAAGATCCTCAGGTATAACAATGTCACGTTCGAAAATCTTATTTCTTCAACTGATGATCGCATCGCCAAGACGCACGTTCAAGATGTTCATAGTGTACAGCCTAGAAGCGGAATGGAGGAACGAG TTTTAGGTGAAGCAAGACAACGTAGACGAAGGTATGACCGTACAATAATGGCGTTGCTAATGGCGTACAAGCTGAAATTCATTGCCCTGATACCAGCAATACTCGGTGGTCTGTTTCTTCTCAAAGGGACGACGCTTCTTGCGGGATTTTTCTTCGCTCTATTCGCCGCTGTTCTAGGATTAAAAGTACACTGA